The following are encoded in a window of Pieris napi chromosome 23, ilPieNapi1.2, whole genome shotgun sequence genomic DNA:
- the LOC125061501 gene encoding protein krueppel-like gives MAISLQSSQNSRGVSVRSLSSMREDTLPMLAERLLATRAAALVAGLPAELYSNALLAAWPPSPPPPLLPPPAPELDRARKRRRTPKLDDTSTAPLSPPSSGSSPGATDPPRDKLFTCKVCSRSFGYKHVLQNHERTHTGEKPFECGECHKRFTRDHHLKTHLRLHTGEKPYSCPHCPRHFVQVANLRRHLRVHTGERPYACARCPARFSDSNQLKAHALVHEGDAPFACRCGARFRRRQAAALHRCPSSGCEPGTPSPPAADWRWDDWPEQTEPEDLSLPRRPATPDSPTDLRVHSA, from the exons ATGGCCATATCGCTGCAATCGTCGCAGAATTCTCGag GTGTATCGGTAAGATCTCTATCAAGTATGCGGGAAGATACTTTGCCAATGCTAGCGGAGAGGCTGCTGGCCACGCGAGCGGCAGCGCTGGTGGCGGGTTTACCAGCTGAGCTGTACTCGAATGCTCTGTTGGCTGCCTGGCCTCCTTCTCCACCTCCACCGCTTTTGCCACCCCCTGCTCCTGAGCTGGATCGTGCCCGTAAACGACGAAGAACCCCTAAACTTGACGACACCTCCACTGCACCTCTTTCGCCACCATCATCAGGGTCGTCTCCCGGTGCCACCGATCCTCCTCGCGACAAACTGTTCACTTGCAAGGTCTGCTCCCGGTCATTTGGCTACAAACATGTTCTCCAAAACCACGAACGCACTCACACCGGCGAGAAGCCATTCGAATGCGGTGAATGTCACAAACGCTTCACAAGGGATCATCACCTTAAAACCCACTTGCGTCTACACACAGGAGAAAAGCCATACAGTTGTCCCCATTGCCCTCGACATTTCGTTCAAGTTGCTAACCTGCGGCGACACCTGCGCGTGCACACCGGTGAGAGACCCTACGCCTGTGCCCGATGTCCAGCCAGGTTTTCAGACTCCAATCAGTTGAAAGCGCACGCTTTGGTCCACGAAGGAGATGCGCCATTCGCGTGCCGTTGCGGCGCCAGGTTTAGACGTCGGCAAGCGGCTGCTCTGCACCGCTGTCCCAGTAGCGGATGTGAACCGGGCACTCCCAGCCCGCCGGCCGCAGACTGGCGTTGGGACGATTGGCCCGAGCAGACGGAGCCGGAGGACCTGTCCCTTCCTCGCAGGCCAGCGACGCCGGACTCCCCCACTGACCTGCGCGTGCACTCCGCGTAG